GGCTGTTCTGGCCGCCTTTTTTGCCTGCTTCAGACGCGCGTTCCGGGTCATTTTTAAAATTCCCGCCGCTCTGCTGTCCGCCTTTTTTACCTGCTTCTGATGCTTTTTCACGATTTTCGGCGAAATTGCCGGAACCACCACGATGTTCTGCCATAACAACCTCCGGGATTGGTTTAGTGTTACCAGAAAACGTCAATACTGAAAAAGAGATCATCTGCCGAAAGTATCCTTACACTTGCCAGCAAGAGCGCGCTTCCGTGCATTTTTTCGCAAACGTCGCTTCGTTCCGATATTTCCGACAAAGCCCCGATTGCGAATCGTCTCGCCCTGTTTCGGCGCTGCGCTTATTACGACGCATCACTACGCAGATAATATTCTCTGAATAATGACTGCCGTCGTTTTCATAAGACACTCTTATAACTGTAATACAGCTTCGTAAAGTAAGCCAAACGACAACCTTTATTTTCCGTGCAGAATCATCGTAGCTTGTTTATTTTATTTTCTTTTATTTTTTGAAATTGTGCAGGCGTTGCAAAATAAGCGAACCGCCAGTAAGGTGGAAAACCTTATCCAGTTAACGAGGCGACAAAATGAAAGGGATGGATATTCACCAACAACTCGTGGATTTACTGACGCACGGCCAGGCGCGGTTTCGGGTGATGGAGCATGAGGCGATGGGCAAATGCGAAGCGGTATCGGAAATTCGCGGTACTCATTTAAGTCAGGGCGCGAAAGCGCTGGTATGCAAAATTAAAGGCAACGGGATAAAACAGGTTGTGCTCGCCGTACTCGGTGCCGATCTCCAGGCGGATCTTGCCCTGCTCGCGCAGCACCTGGGCGGTACGAAGGCGTCGCTGGCAAGCCAGGCGGAAGTGGATGCACTCACCCGCTGCGTTTTTGGCGCGATCCCCCCGTTCAGTTTTCACCCGGAGCTTAAACTGGTGGCCGATCCGCTGTTATTTGAGCGCCACGACGAAATCGCCTTTAATGCCGGCCTGCTTGAGAAATCGATTATCATGGACACCGCCGACTATCTGCGGCTCGCCAAACCCGCACTGGTGGCCTTTCATCGCGCGCCGTCTACCAGCGCCGCTCCAGATAGCGCACCGCAATAATCAGCGTGGCGGCAGTCACGAAAAAAAACGTGGTTATCCAGAGCGCGTCGGGCGAGAGTAGATCGTTCATCGTTTCTCCGGGAATCTCGCGTTAACATCGGGGGATGCTGCTCTCAGTGATAGCCCCTTTTGATGACAAAACAATGACGACGGGCGGCGCGTTTTCTTTTCTGGCAAGGAGCTAAGAATGTTTGATATCACGCTGCTTATCCTGCTGGCGCTTGCCGGTCTTGGATTTGTCAGCCACAACATGGCCGTAACGGTCTCCGTGCTGGTGCTGATTGTTATCCGCATGACGCCGCTCAGCGCCTGGTTTCCATGGGTGGAAAAACAGGGTGTCACCGTCGGGATTATTATTCTGACTATCAGCGTGATGGCGCCCATCGCCAGCGGCACTCTGCCCACCTCCGCGTTGTTTCACGCCTTTCTGAACTGGAAATCGCTGGTAGCTATCGCCGTGGGCGTTTTCGTCTCGTGGCTTGGCGGTAAGGGCGTTGCCCTCATGGGCAGCCAGCCGTCGATTGTCGCCGGGCTGCTGGTCGGCACCGTTCTTGGCGTGGCGCTTTTTCGCGGCGTGCCGGTTGGGCCGCTTATCGCCGCAGGGCTGGTTTCCTTGCTGATTGGCCGCCAGTAGAATTGCATCCACCACTCTTTTACCTGCT
This sequence is a window from Cronobacter sakazakii. Protein-coding genes within it:
- a CDS encoding YbaK/prolyl-tRNA synthetase associated domain-containing protein, with protein sequence MKGMDIHQQLVDLLTHGQARFRVMEHEAMGKCEAVSEIRGTHLSQGAKALVCKIKGNGIKQVVLAVLGADLQADLALLAQHLGGTKASLASQAEVDALTRCVFGAIPPFSFHPELKLVADPLLFERHDEIAFNAGLLEKSIIMDTADYLRLAKPALVAFHRAPSTSAAPDSAPQ
- a CDS encoding general stress protein translates to MAEHRGGSGNFAENREKASEAGKKGGQQSGGNFKNDPERASEAGKKGGQNSHSGGRK
- a CDS encoding DUF441 domain-containing protein; translation: MFDITLLILLALAGLGFVSHNMAVTVSVLVLIVIRMTPLSAWFPWVEKQGVTVGIIILTISVMAPIASGTLPTSALFHAFLNWKSLVAIAVGVFVSWLGGKGVALMGSQPSIVAGLLVGTVLGVALFRGVPVGPLIAAGLVSLLIGRQ